Part of the Paenarthrobacter sp. JL.01a genome is shown below.
GACGAGCTCAAGGAACAGGATGTCCGCGAGATCAGGCGGATCAAGGCCCGGGTGGAGTCCGAACGCCTTCCACGGGGCGCGGATCCTGCCCGTCATGTCAAGCTTGGCCGCGGTGGACTGAGCGATGTCGAATGGTTGGTGCAACTGATCCAGCTGCAGCATGCGGGCAAGCATCCGGAGCTGCGGACGAGTTCGACGTTGGAAGCCCTTGCTGCCGCCGAGGAACTGGAATTCATTGGCAAGGGCGACGCCGCATTGCTCCGGGAGGCGTGGCGCCTGGCCAGCCGTATCCGCTCGGCCAACGTCATCGTGACCGGACGCGCCTCCGATGTCCTGCCTTCATCCCGCAAGGATCTTGAAGCCGTTGCGCGCTGGTGCGGTTACCCGCCCGGTAACGCCGGACATTTCGAAGAGCACTACCTGCGGCTGAGCCGCCGGGCACGGGCGGTCTTCGAGAAGATGTTCTACGCCAACTAGGCCCGGTCCGCGTTTGTTGTGCCCACTCCCATGAAAGGATGTGGAAAATGCCTGCTGCTGATGTGTGGTTGATTCCCCTCAAAATGCTCGACGACGACGCCCGCGCCATCCAGCTGGGCGCTGTCGCGGAGTTGGCAATTAAGGAGAGTCAACGCGCTTTCGTGGGAGAGCCCCTGCGCATGATGCTGATCGCGTTGGAAGAAGAGTCGCGTTTGCCCTACGTCATCGAATCCCAGGGAACCGCCGTCGGTGTGCTGACCCTGCAATCCGGGGCAGCCACGCTCGCTGGCTGGCCGGACGATCATTCAGTCTGGCTGCTTCGGGGATTCCTCATCGACTCGCTGAAACAGGGGCAAGGACTGGGCAAACTTGGGGCGGAGGCCGCGGTGGAGGAAGCCCGGAAGCTGACCGCCCGGCACCCCGGTGGGCAGACCGGCGTCGTACTGTCCGTCAACGAACGCAATCCGGCGGGGCTGGCCGCTTACACAAAAGCCGGCTTCGTGGACTCCGGGCGGTACTTGGGCGGTAACTCAGGGCCGCAGAGGACAATGTATAAAGCCTTCCACTGACACATACTTTGCCTCAAACACTAAGGATCCTTATAGACTTTAGCTGTCACTGATCTCGAATCGGAGGGAAAGTCCATGGAATACAACGGAAGCCCGACTGAAAAAGCTATCAACGCCGGGGAACTGGACCGGCGCCACGTGGGTCAATCGGTCAGCTTTCAGCCCAATGACTTCACGGTGGTCTTTGGCACCATTGCCGGCATTGCGCGGACCGAAGCCCTCGTCTATTTGTCCCTCGACGGCGTCGGCGGCGGCACCCATCTGAAGGACGAGTACGACCTGCCGATCGACCACAAGGTCTACCTGCAGCTCGATCCCCTGGGCAGTGCAGAAAAGGGACTC
Proteins encoded:
- a CDS encoding N-acetyltransferase family protein produces the protein MWKMPAADVWLIPLKMLDDDARAIQLGAVAELAIKESQRAFVGEPLRMMLIALEEESRLPYVIESQGTAVGVLTLQSGAATLAGWPDDHSVWLLRGFLIDSLKQGQGLGKLGAEAAVEEARKLTARHPGGQTGVVLSVNERNPAGLAAYTKAGFVDSGRYLGGNSGPQRTMYKAFH